One stretch of Hymenobacter chitinivorans DSM 11115 DNA includes these proteins:
- a CDS encoding DUF1624 domain-containing protein has product MPDVAALPPPASAVSARPARVQSIDLVRGLVMIIMALDHVREFWSPTPVRPEDVSQASALLFFSRWITHFCAPTFVFLAGVSIFLYQQKTVRRPAVSWFLLTRGLWLVALEMLVINFLLQWSYQMVLLQVIWATGWGMVLLAALLWLPRWLLGALSLGFLALHNLLPTIAPVTSANLIWALLHNGPFLVPATGGSPAFLVAYSIGPWAAVLVAGYWVGPWFTLPLEQRNRRLRLAGAALLLGFVALRLTNWYGEPTLWSVQPRGSFYTVLSFLNITKYPPSVLFLSLTLGVALLLLSAAETAAGRGAEVLRTYGRVPFFYYLLHLLLISLGALLWTTLAFGHPINFGFIDRKDWPATYAPSLLRAYVVWLSVVGLLYLPCRWYQAYKRRHSYWWLSYL; this is encoded by the coding sequence ATGCCCGACGTTGCCGCCCTGCCGCCACCCGCTTCCGCCGTTTCTGCCCGCCCGGCCCGGGTGCAGTCCATCGACCTGGTCCGCGGCCTGGTCATGATTATTATGGCCCTGGACCACGTGCGCGAGTTCTGGAGCCCCACGCCGGTGCGCCCCGAGGACGTCAGCCAGGCTTCGGCATTGCTGTTCTTCTCCCGCTGGATTACCCATTTCTGCGCCCCGACCTTTGTTTTTCTGGCCGGGGTCAGCATCTTTCTCTACCAGCAGAAAACCGTCCGCCGCCCGGCCGTGAGCTGGTTTTTGCTCACCCGTGGCCTGTGGCTGGTGGCCCTGGAAATGCTGGTTATCAACTTCCTGCTGCAGTGGAGCTACCAGATGGTGCTGCTGCAGGTAATCTGGGCTACGGGCTGGGGCATGGTGCTGCTGGCCGCCCTGCTGTGGCTGCCGCGCTGGCTGCTGGGAGCTTTGTCGCTCGGCTTTCTGGCCCTGCACAATCTGCTGCCGACCATTGCCCCGGTTACTTCTGCCAACCTCATCTGGGCCCTGCTGCACAACGGGCCGTTTCTGGTGCCGGCCACGGGTGGCAGTCCGGCGTTTCTGGTGGCGTATTCCATCGGGCCCTGGGCGGCGGTGCTGGTGGCCGGCTACTGGGTGGGGCCCTGGTTTACGCTCCCGCTCGAGCAGCGCAACCGCCGCCTGCGCCTGGCCGGAGCCGCCCTGCTGCTGGGCTTCGTGGCGCTGCGGCTCACCAACTGGTACGGGGAGCCCACCCTGTGGAGTGTGCAGCCCCGGGGCAGTTTTTACACCGTGCTGTCTTTTCTGAATATCACTAAGTATCCGCCCTCCGTGCTGTTTCTGAGCCTCACGCTCGGCGTGGCGCTGCTGCTGCTGAGCGCCGCCGAAACCGCCGCGGGCCGCGGGGCCGAAGTACTGCGCACCTACGGCCGGGTGCCGTTTTTCTACTACCTGCTCCACCTGCTGCTCATCAGCCTCGGGGCCCTGCTCTGGACCACGCTGGCCTTCGGGCATCCCATCAATTTCGGCTTTATTGACCGCAAAGACTGGCCCGCTACCTACGCGCCGAGCCTGCTGCGGGCCTACGTGGTGTGGCTGAGCGTGGTGGGGCTGCTGTACTTGCCCTGCCGCTGGTACCAGGCCTACAAGCGGCGCCACTCCTATTGGTGGCTTTCTTATCTGTAA
- the ctlX gene encoding citrulline utilization hydrolase CtlX — translation MQSASTVLLVRPTSFGFNAETAASNHFQQPLTQLSPAQVQQQAFAEFDQAVATLRARGVRVLVEDDTPAPAKPDAVFPNNWGTFHPDGRVLLYPMCAPNRRAERRPDILARLGQQFAVTEIVDLSPHEQQGRFLEGTGSIIFDHEHRRAYAGLSARTDAGLFAEVAARLGYAPVAFHASDAQGQSIYHTNVMLCVGPAFAVICLESITDAAERARVVESLTTTGHEIIAISLAQVTRFAGNMLTVQPTAGPPELLVMSQSAHDALTEEQRRRLSHYCELLPLSIPTIETIGGGSARCMLAEIFLPPRA, via the coding sequence ATGCAATCTGCTTCTACCGTGCTGCTCGTGCGGCCCACCAGCTTTGGTTTCAACGCCGAAACGGCCGCTTCCAACCATTTTCAGCAGCCCCTGACCCAACTCAGCCCCGCGCAGGTGCAGCAGCAGGCCTTTGCCGAGTTCGACCAGGCCGTGGCCACGCTCCGGGCGCGGGGCGTGCGGGTGCTGGTCGAAGACGACACGCCCGCCCCGGCCAAGCCCGACGCCGTATTTCCCAACAACTGGGGCACGTTTCACCCCGACGGCCGCGTACTGCTCTACCCCATGTGCGCCCCCAACCGCCGCGCCGAGCGCCGCCCCGATATTCTGGCGCGCCTGGGCCAGCAGTTCGCAGTAACTGAAATCGTCGATTTGTCGCCCCACGAGCAGCAAGGGCGGTTTTTGGAAGGCACCGGCAGCATCATCTTCGACCATGAGCACCGCCGGGCCTACGCCGGCCTCTCAGCCCGCACCGATGCCGGCCTGTTTGCCGAAGTGGCCGCCCGCCTGGGCTACGCGCCCGTCGCCTTTCACGCCTCCGATGCCCAGGGCCAATCTATTTACCATACCAACGTGATGCTGTGCGTGGGCCCGGCGTTTGCCGTTATCTGCCTGGAAAGCATTACCGATGCCGCCGAACGGGCCCGCGTGGTGGAATCTTTAACCACGACCGGCCACGAAATCATTGCCATTTCCCTGGCCCAGGTAACCCGGTTTGCCGGCAATATGCTCACCGTGCAACCCACCGCCGGCCCCCCCGAGCTGCTGGTGATGTCGCAGAGCGCCCACGACGCCCTGACCGAGGAGCAGCGCCGCCGCCTGAGCCATTACTGCGAGCTGCTGCCCCTATCTATTCCGACCATCGAAACCATTGGGGGCGGCAGTGCGCGCTGCATGCTGGCCGAAATTTTTCTGCCGCCGCGGGCCTAA